The Solanum pennellii chromosome 4, SPENNV200 genomic interval AAGGAGTAAGAAATAATGGTCAACgataaatttttcatttgttctttttttcttacttcaacaatgatGATATTGAGGTCGGAAAATACAACAATGATTAGATAAAAGTGCTCTAATATATGCAAgatgataatttaaataaaataaattacgaATAGTTGAAATCCAAAAAGTTCACTTACCATTAGCTCAAATATTAATGTTGGAGAAttgataaatttcatatatggttttatttttttaaacatttattgCTAAAGAGATTAACTATGGAATGTATTAAAACATTCTTTTGTAGTTTCTAAGTAAGCagatttattaaaatttgttgctGCTGATGTTATTAATCTCAACGATTAGATGTGTTAATCGTTCCGTTTAAAATTTTTGGATGAATCAGCCCTTctcttttaataaaataattttatttttttttttattgttgtgttgtgtgtgagagagagttTAAACTATTAAAAGATATACgataaagaaatatgaaaaataatgtaattaatcTATGTACAAAagagagtaaaataaaaaaaattcatgtaaaAGTCAaatcttcattttatttaactttcctttttcgtttaattttaatatttttattcatttttttgctTATTTCCATGCTTTCTATTGCTACCTACTCCTTTTGTCCCATTTACTTTTATTGTTATTCTTCTTGCTTTGTTTTCAACTATTAGATTAATTTAGTCATTCTATACACTTCGATTTGCATGAATCTTCCCTCCTTTAAATATAtagtacaaaaattaattaattataccaAGTTGATTTTCTTTATTACTTAAGCGTCCAATCCAACTTAGttgaaaatttatattgatgTGAAAGCTGGTTTGATAAATCCTACGTGTAATTAGGTGTCATTTGGACGGCGATACTGATTTTTACAACGTGTTATTACGTGAATAtgaaattatgttaattaaaagATTAATGTCAAGTGCTACATATCCTATTTTGGATACCAACAGAAAATGTTGATGTATCTTTTTCAAACTagaccaccccaacctacccatGTTTCACTTGACATATATTATTGTTGGAAAtacaaaacttttaaaaaaatatatgaaagacTTTTGGTATATTGATCTTTCATTATCACAATTCTTATCTGGTATGAGATATCaattcttattatatatttaatcattttttttaatggaatTAATGAAATGAGGTaacaaataacatataatataacataatataaaaattgattctATAGAAAACTTGAAAATTATAAGCGTATAACTAGTAAAATATAGTTATAGGTAATAATTGTTATAAGAATACCTTGTGTTATGCATAAGCGGGTTAGAAATTGATCGGCATATCGGCTAAtccaataattatatatatttgtcattAGTCATTACTaacatttataattttaaaaacatgaaaatccGATATGATTTATGAGTAACCTAACATGACACTTGTGTTGAGTTTAACAAGAAGCCACATCTTTGTTATAATATTTATGTCACGATTTTAAAATGTAGcatcattttatcatttgtaggtttgaaatcataaaaagatgTACCACtagtaaaaacaaataaataaatgtaagttactaagaaaaaaaattgaaataaagtcAAATAAAGTACCAcgagtaaaaaaaaaatcaattcaggatgattttatatgatttacgagttattaaatatgataatttcattaaatataacATGAAGTCATATCATATGAAACGTAGTTAGATTTAAAAAATGAcagaaatcacatatttttaaggcaaaaattatcatttatccCTTATAAGTATATAATTATAGAAATTCCTTAAactgatataataatataaacattaatagttaagtaagatacattacattttatacatgatacactaatatgATGTGCgatatacattaatttgatgcgcgagatacattagtCTGATGCACGAGATCCATTAATTTGATgtgctgatacattaatctcaTGCGTGAAAATGAGGGATTTGGggatttataaaactaataggagataatggtaataagagaacttaaaggtaagatttctgtcatttttcttaatattaatacaatataatttgtGAATAATTTAACACGATATGACgatttttataatatgatacaAACACACTTAAAGGGCCCAAAAGAAAGCAAGCCCAAGCCCAAGCCCAAGTGGAGGCCCAAGCCTCTCACTCCTACCCTGTAATTTGTTTTCGTTTCAGAAAGCATATAGAGTGCTGTATTTGACCGTTGAGAAAATTTTCGAAACTCAACGGTTCTACGCTCCATTGCGCTCTCTTTCTCTTTCAAACTCTAAAATTTCTTCAATCTGCAATGGCGAAgtccaaaaaaacaaaaaattcttcCGATAGAGAAAAATGGAACAAAGTGTTCAATGCTTTAGTTCACATGTTGACATCACAGCAGACGCAGCTTGAATCCCTTGCAAAAGAGAGAATGATTCTTGAAGATCGgataaaattacaaaatgatCGATGGGTATCTGATATTCATAGATTTCAAGAACAAATTTATGAGGTTACtttgattttcttcttgaattttgCATTTTTACTATATTTAGGGTTTTGATTGCTTGGAATTTTAGGGCTTTTGGTAAAATTGGGTTCTTTTGCGTTTGCAGATGAGGAAAAAATTTACAATTCAAGAGATGGAGCGCATGCTTGAGGTTGCGAAATCGGAGTTTGTTGTTGGTTTGAAGCAACGAGATGTTGCCGTGTTCCAAAGAAAGCTCGGTGagttatatttgaaaaaaaaaaagaaactttttcttGCCCTAAGCTTTGTTTGGTTTATATGAAATGATGGAAATTTGAGCAAATTGTGGACCTTTACTTGCCTTGCTGTTTATTTCCCGACTCGTTGAGTTTAAAATCAGGTAGGAAGTAGAGATTTCTTATTGCTATGCACAGGGACGGAGCCTGGTGGGAGCAAGGGGATTTATGCATATATAGCTGATGTTTACTTGGATTCTTCGTGTGTTTACTCCTTTGTACTTTGAACTCCCTCAGTAAATATTTTGGCTCTGCCACTAGCTATGTAGAGTTCAAAGACGATAAATATTAACTTTAAAGTTgcccttctcttttctttctttacgTGATAAGGATGGTACTATTCATGATTACTGCCTTGATAACTTTGCCTTATTTTGTGCTGGGGTTTCGCCACAAAGTACAGTGTCACTGCCTAAACAATGTTGCTGTTTAAGATAATCAATTTGATAGTGGAGCTTGAAGTCTTGAACATACAATATCTTTTTCTTACTCAATATGGTTCTCTCAATATACTTTTACGAATCCAACCATGAATAAAGttgcataaattattttcttttgataactTAGAAATCCTCAAGGGCTAGTGGCACTCGTGTTAGTTAAATTGGGAGGGAATTGAAACAGTTATCTGTTAAGACTAGTGGCGCACGTGTCATATTAGTTGGAACGGAGTAGAAACAGTTACATGTCAGGGTTTCTATTAATCCACCCCATTTCCCATTAGATAAGTTAAATTCTTTCAATACACTTTTACGAACTCAATACTGAAATAAAGTACATCACAGCACTTCATTCAGTTTGGAGAAGTTTATAAAGGTCCCAAGGAAGCAGAATGGCATACAATTCCCTGATTATATGCTAACTTTCTCCTTCTACAGACCATGGAACAAGAGAAGGAAAAGGAATCTTGAACAGAGAAGATATGGTCTTTTATAGCGTTCGTGCTTTTTTTCCTGTCATCTGAGGAGTGAGGGAGGGAAGGAAGGAAGGAAGGAAGGAGAAAATAAAGGGAAGAGACCTCAGGGTGGTTTTTTTTGACATGAGTGGCTGAACTTTAATTCCGAGACTGAATAAAGGGCATGTTACCTCTTTTGTTTACTCTAGTTGACTCACTTTCTCCGACTCACTCAATTTCACTTGTACACATTTCAACTCTTGTTCTAAAATTCTCTTTGCATCTCAGCTCAGGGCACACTGATATTTCTTTTCGTGCATCTTCAAGCTTGTCAAAGTGGATCATTTAAATTAGCAAGAATGGAGTTTATGTGTGTAATCAAAAAATTATGCAACCACATATCCTCTACACTCGAACGCACTTCTTTATGTATAAAGTTATCAGTTCAGTTTTTATTGCAAGAGGCTATTTTAGACTTTCTTGCTCTTGAAAGATGGCTCCCCATCCCAGTGTATCAGTAGCCTTTATTGTTCAAGGATAGACATGATCTCTTAAGTTATATCATCCCAGCATTCAATTTGGGTACTTACTATTCACCTAAAAAGTGCAGAAAATGCAGATAGTGAACTGGCTGACTTCAGAGAATGGTTTGACTACCTCTCTCAGAGATGCTCTGAGCCAAATGTATGTTGTTTCAATTACCTTTTCTATTATGAATGTTGTTTCTGATCGCCTTTCTGagtttttagtttattatttacGCTAGTAATAAAAAACTAGAAGATGAGATGTATGAATGTTCATTTGATCCACAGGATGTACCAAATGCTGCAACAAATGAAAAGTCGGAGACAAGAAAGAAGGCTTGGGAAGATGAGGTGAGGAGGCTTAAAACAGAAAATGAGAAGCTTACTTCAGAGAAAAATTCTGAGATTTCTGCCCTCTTGGCAGAAAAGAATTTTATTTGGAACCAGTTCAACAAACTGGAGCACGACATGACTGAGCAATTGAGGAGAAAATGTACTGAGCTAGAGTATGCAAATGGTAAAATACAGGCATTTACGAGGAACATTGAGGAACTACAATTGTCCAACGCTGATAAGGATAATACAATTGCAATGTTAAGAAGTCAATTGGATAATACAACTGCAACGTTGAGAAGTCAAATGGCCAAATTGGAATCTGACTCCGTCACTAAGAGTGGAGAGATATCCAAACTTTCCACTGAACTAGTGTTTCTAAAGAAGTGCAGAAGTGCCTCCGTCACTCCTGTGCTGCGTCACTCCACAACTGGATCAGGACCTTCAAAATCGGGAGGCACGTCCCGTGGAACAGATCAGAGGAATATAAATGTCAAAGTGGAAAAGCAATCTTCACAAGCCCTTGAAAAGGTAACCTTTTCCTGCAACTGTCCTTTCCTGTTACATAATTTGTCTGTGTTAATGTTATTGTTAAGGTTGTTCTTCTTTGAGAGGGATCTCGTCTAGTAGTTAAGTAAATGGCTATGTATCTTCACAATTGTTTAATCTCATTTTAAGAGCATTTTAGTATGTCACAAATATGTTATGGCTTATGCTATGTTGCTTGGATCTTTCAAAAGTTTCATACATGTGTTTGATCTTCCAACACGAGTATAGTGGCATTTTTGGAAGATCGAGCAACATAGGTCTTATGTTATGTAAGCTGATAGATACTCATTTTTTTGTAGGGACAGAGAAGTTCAAAACGAAAAGCTGGTAATAGTATCTTGAGTGCTCCAAATCTATTCACGTCCTCATTTAAGGTACCTAAATTAAAAATGTCATCTCCCTGTGTGACATGACCTCTGTCACCAGAAATTCGGCTTGTATCTATATTAGATGATAGATTTTCGGTACATATGTTCATTTATTGGATCTTGGTTCTTCACAAGCTATGTGACAGTAAATTGTAGTCAGTACTAGATGTTGATGTTGTATACTAGAGAGATAGTTGCAACTGATTAGTTGCAACATTTCATTGAACTTGGAGACCTGACTATTCAAGTAAATGAGGATCAGTTATTTGATTTCTGCATTTTCTAGTTCTCTTCTCAATCTCGCAGTCTCTTTCCATCCCTTTAGTACTGATATTACTAATGAATTTGTCTGCGCTCCGCGTTGTGTATCAATAAATTTGAGATACTTTATAAATTTTCATGTGTGTACATCTATTAATGCTAAATTAAGTAAATTGACAAAATTTCAATCAGATAATGAACAAGAGATATATCACAGCAGTCCATGGCTTGTTTTTGCTATACGTCATAgagctttttttatttttgctaaaaTCCAAACGCTTCATTGCTAATATAATTTTGGTATGGCTTGTTTTAACCACCCTTAAAGTAGGGATTGTGTTCAATATTTTGTCCAATAGGGGGTGACACGTATCCGCGAAATTAGTTGAGCTACACAAAAGTTGATCGAGACACTatgatcattaaaaaaaatagctgAAAACACTCatgatattgaaaaaataatatgaaaaaaatgggtataatatgaaaaaaatgggTTGGCATAAATTTAATTTTCGTATGACAACACGACTCAAGTTTTTACATTTATGTATCATAGCATAATATGAGTTATGTCTTACGAGGCATAACAAGTTTGATCaacatttttttatgaaatgagCAATAGAGGCAAAAATTAAAGATCCTCATATTTGACTTTGTTATAACTTATACAGAAGATGTGTATTAGCAATATGCAGATAAGATTATTAGAAGataaaaatacatgtatatCAAACGATCCATATATTATTACTCATAAAACCAAATATTGCCTCTCTAAACATTATCTAAAGAAATGAAAAACTCTTCCACCCTAATCATACAAATCCTAATCCCTAATCCTAATAATGTACAAGCTAAAACGCAATACTTTCGATACAAATTAGTATAACAACATACATGAAAATTActacacaaacaaaaaaaaggaacacTAAATTTTGAACCTTATCGAGTGTAAATTCTGAATCCGTCTTTGCTCAGTATCGAACAATTTTTCAAAGTATACGAAACCAAGTAGATTGAAATGAGTCTTGATAATGAACCATGACCAAAAGCAACACCAAAAGCAAAGCAATTCCCCAAGGAGATCCACCTTCTTGGCTAGCCAAATGGTACACAACAGGCCTTGTAACTCCTCCATAAGGATAAAACCATCTATTACTATCAATCATTATGTATACCAAAAGTATGATAAGAAAAGGTAATAAGAAAGACATAAGCTTCATACTAGCCTTTGATTTTTCTACTGTTGCTTTGTATTCTGAATATGTAGACATAGACATCAAGAAAATTACTAAGCCAAATAAAACTATCAAAGCTAAAGGAGGTGCTGATATTGATTCTAGGGTTTGGTCTCTCCAACTAACTCCTCTTCTTTCTCCTATGAACCAACCCATGAtgatatatcaatataattcttaattttgaaataaaaatggttcttttttgttctttgaTTTAATTTTCCTATGGAGCAAAGAGGAATATGTGATAATATATAGAGGAAGAAAGGTGGTGTCTACCTTGTGGTTAAGAGACAGATGGAACTTTACTTTGGATGGGGTCTAATAGAAGGTGGATTCAGAATTTAAAATGTTATGAGTTTTACGATAAATTTATAAATGCTTTATTTTAAGTCGAGAGAAATAACTTCTCTATTTTCTACGAGATAAGAGTATAAGGTATGCGCACTCAACTTGTGAGATTATACTGAATATGatactattgttattattgatttatgaagtaacttcacatttttttagaatttatcaTGAAGGCTACCACAACTTTCTTCTTATATTCGAGTTTGAGACTGATAATATAAGTAAGCTTCAACATCTTAAATATATTTCCAAATTAATATACAATAATACCTACATTTATAGTCAAAAcgaaataattaatgaattttgGATTAATACATGTAAATCATCATCTGTACAAAAGTAATTAAGTTCATGTGAACTCATACACTATAAGCTAGTTTTCCCTAGATTTTTGGTcatattaaactcattattttttatgatatgaagtATAATATGATAGAATTTAGTATcgaaaatcttaaaaattaaacccgtaaaatttaaatttaaatattcgtACTTGATGTGGTCATAATAAGTTATGGTATAAATTCTGCCCTTTTTGGATTCCATCAGTAGAAGACCGTCCTTTCTTTGTTTAGATTCTACACTTTGAGAAAAGGGGATTGATTCGAAGATGATAGTAAGCAAATAGGCAAATAAACAAAAAGcaaagaatatattcttttttgattattattgtgTAAAGTTGCAAAAAATATCAGTATAATTGGTGTCTCACAACTAAGGTATTGGTCAATTTACTTGTCCATTAAGTCTAAAGTTATTCTGATTAATCACCATCTTAATACCCCCTGATTAAACTATAAaactattatataatataattatgataGATTATTTGGGAAGTGAAAGTGTCTGAGCATTATAGAATAGAGACAGttataatttagaatttaaatttaataggtttctttttaaaattcgTAACATATGTTAtgagtttaaatataaaatttcttgatattttaGTGAATTTTTAGATGTATATTCACATTTGGTATTAATAGAAAATTATGACGttagataaatttaaaagtcaAAAGATTACACTCGCTCAAGAGGCTAAAATTATGACGTTAGATAAATTCGTACATCTGAATAGTAACAAGAATGATCACAAATCTACCTAGAAAGGTACAACGTGTTTATTTGACCTATAAAAAGACATTGGTGcagaaaaaattatgattacCTTCAAAAAGCGGAAAGTATAACGagaataaaatcttttttcatCCTCTTTAATTCTCCTTTTATAATTTTCACATTATAATCAATGTATATTTTAATTCTCACATTATTTACTAgaaaattaaagatttcaaCGAAATAGTGTTATGTGCTATGAGACAAGGTGTATTTACTTTAgggtatataaaattattagagaGGTCCTTTGATATAAATCTAAAGTTATATTTATCTCatttaattattgatattaataaataaaaacttacataaatttaaaccaaaaattttatattaattatatgggATGTATGATGTATCACTGATGAAAGAGAGGCTAAAATTCGATCCTTTTCCTTTAggaaaaagcataaaaatattaaatttaaagttttaaactATTTCCTCAATTGATCATACGTATGTAGGGTAATTGAAGTTTGATTTCATCACTATTCGCCtcaattttgtatatttgaacAACAAATTTGATGACAAATGGCATGCATGCAAGGATGCAAacgtattattttgatttaaaaaattactcaCAAAGCGGCTTTCATGATTTTATCgcaaaaaaaactttataaaaaatataagtataatatttataatctttttttcatcttcctttattctcttattataattttcacattatataaattataattatatgtggCTGGTTTGTTCTCAAACCAAACTGACCCCTAAAGAATTGAATTTTAAGCATGATAAGTCAAGGTACATGAGAAAAATCTAGGTCCCAATAATGAACAAACTTAAGCCTAAAATTTAATGCAAAATATTATTACAATGAGTTAGGCAGCTTAAATTGTGCCACTTACTAATAATTTTGTggatgaaatgaaatgaattgTTTTGATTTAGACAATTGATTGAAATCTTTACATTATTGTTTTATACTTATTGGTTTTGCAATCTCCAAGTCAATGCATTCAATCAACATTGATATTatcttcgttttaatttatataatattgtttaacttaacataaaattaaaaataaatatttttagaatttgtGGTATAATATGCTTCAGCATTTTCTTGAATGAACTGGAAACTTcagcatatatattttttaaaaataaaagggaCAAATAGTTATTTCTTAAGTTgtttcatacatatataacgAACCAAATATGATACATCTTTTCCACTTTAATTcttaaagttcttttttttttttaaaaaaagggacCTATTCAATAATTGAATTCTAGTACCATCTACATGGAGATGGTGGACTGCATTTGGTTCATCCAACATCTTTGTTATTTggtgaaaaagagaaaaaaaaaactttgacaTTTTAATAGGCAAATTTATATCATGcatataagaaataatattgtatatatgGTTTATGGATCAAAGTCAATTTCTTGaagatatatattaaaattttaaatattattaacaaaATTTCTAGTTCCGCCGCAGATCCTTTCACGAACTAGAGGGAATATGAATTAAGAATTCCTTAGAGTattcaaaatcttattttatcCTTCTTTCTCTCGTTAACATCCGAATACATCATTTCACCTCTATTAGATACATTACAACTTTATTGTATACAATATATCTGGTACACATGAATTTTTGGATACATAACCTCAAATCTCAATTATTTCAAACCTAATCAATATAAATCTAATTTAAAATCATGTATCATTATGTAACGgacaaataatgaaaatatcagTGAATTCTGAAAATTCTAGATTATTGTAATTCGGGAAACTTTTGGAATATGATGTAATTAGCGTTCGGTACTTTATATGTAGTTGAATCATGATCTAAAATTTCTGATTCTTAGCCCATTTCCTCCGCATTGGGCCTCTATCATGGATCAATTACCCAAAAATTGGGCTTTTCACTTATTGGGCTTAAAACCCGAGAACCTGAATGCTGTCTTAGgcccaaaatcaaaataaccCCAATTGTCTCCAACTTCAAAAAAGCCAGTTAACCAGAAGATCAAAAGCTTCTTCTTCGTTGAGAAACCCTTCACACTTCACCATTTTTTCAGCTGATTTTTTCGAATTGAATCCTGAAAATGTCGTCTGAAGACTCAAAGCCAGTGAGGAAAGTGGAAAGTGACGACGGAGAAAGCATTGGGTCTCTTTTTAACAGCAAAAAGAAACCTAACAACGCCGGTTCAAAATCTCAGCCTCTCAAAAAAGCTAAGAttaagaaagaagaaatagatgatgattttgaagaaccCTTTTCGAAAAAGAGTCCAAAAATTGTTAAGCCCAAGAAGGAAGA includes:
- the LOC107016258 gene encoding spindle apparatus protein lin-5, translating into MAKSKKTKNSSDREKWNKVFNALVHMLTSQQTQLESLAKERMILEDRIKLQNDRWVSDIHRFQEQIYEMRKKFTIQEMERMLEVAKSEFVVGLKQRDVAVFQRKLENADSELADFREWFDYLSQRCSEPNDVPNAATNEKSETRKKAWEDEVRRLKTENEKLTSEKNSEISALLAEKNFIWNQFNKLEHDMTEQLRRKCTELEYANGKIQAFTRNIEELQLSNADKDNTIAMLRSQLDNTTATLRSQMAKLESDSVTKSGEISKLSTELVFLKKCRSASVTPVLRHSTTGSGPSKSGGTSRGTDQRNINVKVEKQSSQALEKGQRSSKRKAGNSILSAPNLFTSSFKVPKLKMSSPCVT